One Hemitrygon akajei chromosome 11, sHemAka1.3, whole genome shotgun sequence DNA segment encodes these proteins:
- the jmjd8 gene encoding jmjC domain-containing protein 8 isoform X3 produces the protein MRGEDRRSPTAAMGSWALRFLLSSALLGGASFGDLEADGGWHTDHATQMVGKGSCNVEVRDSLTYSEFIHRYAYSRPVILRGFTQNEHFRALCSKQRLLQKFGNHLVRLSTANTYSYQKVDVPFKEYVEHIMKPQSLDSLGSDTLYFFGDNNFTEWDSLFRTYIQPPYQLPGTKAAYSFGIAGSGTGVPFHWHGAGYSEVLYGRKRWFLYPPDKTPKFHPNRTTLSWMLDTYPYLPEMDKPLECTIHPGESH, from the exons ATGCGAGGGGAGGACCGGCGCTCACCGACAGCGGCGATGGGGTCGTGGGCATTGAGGTTTCTGCTCTCGTCGGCGCTGCTCGGAGGAGCTTCATTCGGAGACTTGGAGGCGGACGGAGGCTG GCATACAGATCATGCCACGCAGATGGTTGGCAAAGGATCATGCAATGTGGAAGTGAGAGACTCTTTGACTTATTCTGAATTTATTCATCG GTATGCATATTCAAGGCCAGTTATTCTTCGAGGATTCACACAGAATGAG CATTTCAGGGCTCTCTGCTCTAAGCAAAGGCTTCTGCAGAAGTTTGGAAATCATTTGGTGAGATTGAGCACAGCAAACACTTACTCCTATCAGAAAG TTGATGTTCCTTTTAAAGAATATGTCGAGCACATAATGAAGCCTCAGTCTTTGGATTCTTTGGGTAgtg ATACACTATACTTTTTCGGAGATAACAATTTTACAGAATGGGACTCTCTCTTCAGAACATACATCCAGCCTCCATACCAACTGCCTGGGACCAAAGCAGCTTACAGTTTTGGGATAGCTG GTTCAGGTACAGGAGTGCCTTTTCACTGGCATGGAGCAGGATATTCTGAAGTTCTATATGGGCGaaag CGCTGGTTTCTttatccaccagacaaaacaccAAAATTTCATCCAAACAGGACCACACTATCGTGGATGCTTGACACATATCCATATCTACCAGAAATGGACAAACCTTTGGAGTGTACTATACATCCGGGAGAA
- the jmjd8 gene encoding jmjC domain-containing protein 8 isoform X1 produces the protein MRGEDRRSPTAAMGSWALRFLLSSALLGGASFGDLEADGGWHTDHATQMVGKGSCNVEVRDSLTYSEFIHRYAYSRPVILRGFTQNEHFRALCSKQRLLQKFGNHLVRLSTANTYSYQKVDVPFKEYVEHIMKPQSLDSLGSDTLYFFGDNNFTEWDSLFRTYIQPPYQLPGTKAAYSFGIAGSGTGVPFHWHGAGYSEVLYGRKRWFLYPPDKTPKFHPNRTTLSWMLDTYPYLPEMDKPLECTIHPGEILYFPDHWWHATLNIDTSVFISTFLG, from the exons ATGCGAGGGGAGGACCGGCGCTCACCGACAGCGGCGATGGGGTCGTGGGCATTGAGGTTTCTGCTCTCGTCGGCGCTGCTCGGAGGAGCTTCATTCGGAGACTTGGAGGCGGACGGAGGCTG GCATACAGATCATGCCACGCAGATGGTTGGCAAAGGATCATGCAATGTGGAAGTGAGAGACTCTTTGACTTATTCTGAATTTATTCATCG GTATGCATATTCAAGGCCAGTTATTCTTCGAGGATTCACACAGAATGAG CATTTCAGGGCTCTCTGCTCTAAGCAAAGGCTTCTGCAGAAGTTTGGAAATCATTTGGTGAGATTGAGCACAGCAAACACTTACTCCTATCAGAAAG TTGATGTTCCTTTTAAAGAATATGTCGAGCACATAATGAAGCCTCAGTCTTTGGATTCTTTGGGTAgtg ATACACTATACTTTTTCGGAGATAACAATTTTACAGAATGGGACTCTCTCTTCAGAACATACATCCAGCCTCCATACCAACTGCCTGGGACCAAAGCAGCTTACAGTTTTGGGATAGCTG GTTCAGGTACAGGAGTGCCTTTTCACTGGCATGGAGCAGGATATTCTGAAGTTCTATATGGGCGaaag CGCTGGTTTCTttatccaccagacaaaacaccAAAATTTCATCCAAACAGGACCACACTATCGTGGATGCTTGACACATATCCATATCTACCAGAAATGGACAAACCTTTGGAGTGTACTATACATCCGGGAGAA ATACTGTATTTTCCAGATCACTGGTGGCACGCTACCCTTAATATTGACACCAGTGTCTTCatttctacatttttaggatga
- the jmjd8 gene encoding jmjC domain-containing protein 8 isoform X2 translates to MRGEDRRSPTAAMGSWALRFLLSSALLGGASFGDLEADGGWHTDHATQMVGKGSCNVEVRDSLTYSEFIHRYAYSRPVILRGFTQNEHFRALCSKQRLLQKFGNHLVRLSTANTYSYQKVDVPFKEYVEHIMKPQSLDSLGSDTLYFFGDNNFTEWDSLFRTYIQPPYQLPGTKAAYSFGIAGSGTGVPFHWHGAGYSEVLYGRKRWFLYPPDKTPKFHPNRTTLSWMLDTYPYLPEMDKPLECTIHPGEDEHKVKSHGFTQSIFLQPSVNQ, encoded by the exons ATGCGAGGGGAGGACCGGCGCTCACCGACAGCGGCGATGGGGTCGTGGGCATTGAGGTTTCTGCTCTCGTCGGCGCTGCTCGGAGGAGCTTCATTCGGAGACTTGGAGGCGGACGGAGGCTG GCATACAGATCATGCCACGCAGATGGTTGGCAAAGGATCATGCAATGTGGAAGTGAGAGACTCTTTGACTTATTCTGAATTTATTCATCG GTATGCATATTCAAGGCCAGTTATTCTTCGAGGATTCACACAGAATGAG CATTTCAGGGCTCTCTGCTCTAAGCAAAGGCTTCTGCAGAAGTTTGGAAATCATTTGGTGAGATTGAGCACAGCAAACACTTACTCCTATCAGAAAG TTGATGTTCCTTTTAAAGAATATGTCGAGCACATAATGAAGCCTCAGTCTTTGGATTCTTTGGGTAgtg ATACACTATACTTTTTCGGAGATAACAATTTTACAGAATGGGACTCTCTCTTCAGAACATACATCCAGCCTCCATACCAACTGCCTGGGACCAAAGCAGCTTACAGTTTTGGGATAGCTG GTTCAGGTACAGGAGTGCCTTTTCACTGGCATGGAGCAGGATATTCTGAAGTTCTATATGGGCGaaag CGCTGGTTTCTttatccaccagacaaaacaccAAAATTTCATCCAAACAGGACCACACTATCGTGGATGCTTGACACATATCCATATCTACCAGAAATGGACAAACCTTTGGAGTGTACTATACATCCGGGAGAA gatgaACACAAAGTCAAATCACATGGCTTTACCCAATCCATTTTCCTTCAACCTTCCGTAAATCAATAG